Proteins from one Impatiens glandulifera chromosome 2, dImpGla2.1, whole genome shotgun sequence genomic window:
- the LOC124924476 gene encoding 11S globulin seed storage protein Ana o 2.0101-like, which yields MVAPQWSNNAHNIIYILRGTGRIQVVSHSNRVVFNGEVRQGQLLVVPQNFAEVKQAGSRGLEWVSFKTNDRAVSSPLAGRTSVIRAMPEEVVMSAFRVSRDEARKLKYNRQEVRIFPQSKRQLERA from the coding sequence ATGGTGGCGCCGCAATGGAGCAATAACGCCCACAACATCATCTACATATTGCGTGGAACTGGACGTATCCAAGTAGTGAGTCACTCTAACAGGGTCGTCTTCAATGGCGAGGTTCGCCAAGGACAGCTGCTAGTCGTGCCACAGAACTTCGCAGAGGTGAAGCAGGCAGGAAGCCGGGGATTGGAGTGGGTGTCATTCAAGACTAACGACAGGGCAGTGTCCAGTCCGTTGGCGGGAAGGACGTCAGTGATTCGGGCAATGCCGGAAGAAGTGGTGATGAGCGCTTTCCGGGTGTCGAGAGACGAGGCACGCAAGCTAAAATACAATAGGCAGGAAGTGAGGATCTTCCCTCAGTCAAAGAGACAATTGGAGAGGGCTTGA
- the LOC124924477 gene encoding 11S globulin seed storage protein Ana o 2.0101-like, whose translation MANSYVLAISILCFLVLTTGSCAYRQRSQQADQQQQMQCRIQSLNPLEPARRIQHEAGYTDVWDQNSDQIQCAGVAASRHLIQQGGLLLPTFSNAPLLAYVVQGRGIVGTINPGCAETFQSSEQIEVGGRFGSQKFRDQHQKIHRCRKGDIVAFQVGVAHWVHNDGNEDLELMVVHDTNNIDNQLDQNLRRFFLAGNPQEAEKQQRGQHQHEEIFSGNLFQGFETEVLAESFNVDMETAARLQGQDDNRGFIVKVGKEFEMQRQSRYEDPRSNGFEETACTMRIRENLDDLERADIYTAQGGRISTLNSYNLPILKQIQLSAERGVLYKVIIQVESC comes from the exons ATGGCTAACTCTTATGTCCTTGCAATTAGCATACTATGCTTCCTTGTCCTTACAACCGGCAGTTGTGCTTACAGGCAAAGGTCTCAACAAGCTGATCAACAACAGCAAATGCAGTGTCGCATCCAAAGCCTTAACCCTCTTGAGCCTGCCAGGCGCATCCAACACGAAGCTGGTTACACCGATGTTTGGGACCAGAACTCTGACCAGATTCAGTGTGCCGGTGTGGCCGCATCACGCCATCTTATCCAGCAAGGAGGCCTCCTCTTGCCTACTTTCAGCAATGCCCCTTTGCTAGCCTATGTTGTACAAG GTAGAGGAATTGTTGGAACCATAAATCCAGGCTGCGCAGAGACGTTTCAATCGAGCGAACAAATTGAAGTTGGAGGACGATTTGGCTCTCAAAAGTTTAGGGATCAACACCAGAAGATCCACCGTTGCCGAAAAGGAGACATCGTTGCTTTCCAAGTCGGTGTAGCTCATTGGGTCCATAACGACGGTAACGAAGACCTTGAACTCATGGTAGTCCACGATACCAACAACATCGACAACCAGCTCGACCAGAACCTCAGG AGATTCTTCCTTGCTGGTAATCCACAAGAGGCAGAAAAGCAACAGAGGGGCCAACACCAACACGAGGAAATCTTTTCAGGCAACCTTTTTCAGGGATTTGAGACCGAGGTCTTGGCGGAATCCTTCAATGTGGACATGGAGACAGCCGCGAGACTACAGGGCCAGGATGATAACAGGGGATTCATAGTTAAGGTAGGGAAGGAATTTGAAATGCAAAGACAATCAAGGTACGAGGACCCAAGAAGCAACGGATTCGAGGAAACCGCCTGCACAATGAGAATTAGAGAGAATCTCGACGATCTAGAGAGAGCAGATATTTACACTGCTCAAGGCGGACGTATTAGTACTCTCAACAGCTATAACCTTCCAATTTTGAAGCAAATTCAATTGAGCGCAGAGAGAGGAGTTCTTTACAAGGTAATCATTCAAGTAGAGAGCTGTTAA